One genomic window of Clostridioides sp. ES-S-0054-01 includes the following:
- a CDS encoding SH3 domain-containing protein: MKRQKKFLVISAVSLCLLGTLQVYISQNNNIKAEQQNIINENETVKVQRGNIKTVVEAGGKVSLSDKNGTNSNSIIITLSTNQYDISKLQINQTVNVKLKAFPDDNIIGKITEVSNKANEGNNPTYTITVSVDNPVMELGENTHSNVTVRKGPSKEYMEENKIEKGEVFYILEKKNNWVKIRLKNNTEGWVSKATVKSKGLEKENIKSNISKKEVILRKSNSSGSKNLRKLVQGEKVNIIDKKYNWYKVELSDKTTGWLQEEDLILQKLIDGMSVTGTILVHESKNILKVPISTVQKDEKGYYVTIVKTNEKRYIEVGESDSESIEVTKGLSDGEIVSIQSPVSSNENPESNQNMDRQVD, encoded by the coding sequence ATGAAAAGGCAAAAAAAATTTTTAGTTATATCAGCTGTTTCATTATGTCTATTAGGTACTTTGCAGGTATATATAAGCCAAAACAATAATATAAAAGCCGAACAGCAAAATATAATAAATGAGAATGAAACTGTAAAAGTTCAAAGAGGAAATATAAAAACAGTTGTAGAAGCAGGAGGAAAAGTTTCTTTAAGCGATAAAAATGGAACAAATTCAAATTCAATAATAATAACATTATCAACAAACCAGTATGATATATCTAAGTTACAAATAAACCAAACTGTTAATGTAAAATTAAAGGCATTTCCAGATGACAATATCATCGGTAAAATAACTGAAGTATCTAATAAAGCTAATGAAGGTAACAATCCTACATATACAATAACTGTATCAGTGGATAATCCAGTAATGGAATTAGGAGAAAATACTCATTCAAACGTGACTGTTAGAAAAGGTCCATCTAAAGAGTATATGGAAGAAAATAAAATAGAAAAAGGAGAAGTATTTTATATATTAGAAAAGAAAAATAACTGGGTCAAAATTAGATTAAAAAATAACACTGAAGGTTGGGTATCAAAAGCTACAGTTAAATCAAAAGGTTTAGAAAAAGAAAACATAAAGTCAAACATATCTAAGAAAGAGGTAATCCTTAGAAAAAGTAATTCATCAGGAAGTAAAAATCTTAGAAAATTGGTTCAAGGTGAAAAAGTTAATATAATCGATAAAAAATATAATTGGTATAAGGTCGAATTGAGTGATAAAACAACTGGATGGTTACAAGAAGAAGATTTAATATTACAAAAATTAATAGATGGTATGTCTGTAACAGGTACAATATTAGTACATGAAAGTAAAAATATATTAAAAGTACCTATATCTACAGTTCAAAAAGATGAAAAAGGTTATTATGTAACTATCGTAAAAACAAATGAAAAAAGATACATAGAGGTAGGTGAAAGTGATTCAGAAAGTATAGAGGTTACAAAAGGTCTTTCAGATGGTGAAATTGTAAGTATACAATCACCTGTAAGTTCAAATGAAAATCCAGAATCAAACCAAAATATGGATAGGCAAGTAGATTAG
- a CDS encoding ABC transporter ATP-binding protein: MSNYVIQARDLVKSYSIGTEKITILKKVSLNIKHGEFVSIIGPSGSGKSTFMNIIGCLDLAEQGEYVLDGKNITSLNEDELSTVRNRTIGFIFQNFNLLSKLSALENVELPLIYQGKTPKEQRKIALDCLSRVGLKDKKHNKPNQLSGGQQQRVAIARALATNPQILLADEPTGALDSKTSEEIINILEGLNREGKTIVIITHDMDIARNATRMIRIKDGEIFE, encoded by the coding sequence ATGAGTAATTATGTAATACAGGCCAGAGATTTAGTTAAATCTTATAGTATAGGAACTGAAAAAATAACAATTCTAAAAAAAGTTTCATTGAATATAAAACATGGAGAATTTGTATCTATAATAGGTCCATCAGGTTCAGGAAAATCAACTTTTATGAACATTATAGGATGTCTGGATTTAGCTGAACAAGGGGAATATGTATTGGATGGTAAGAATATAACTTCTCTAAATGAAGATGAACTGAGTACAGTAAGAAATAGGACAATAGGATTTATATTTCAAAATTTCAACTTATTAAGTAAACTATCTGCTTTAGAAAATGTGGAATTACCCCTTATATATCAAGGTAAGACACCAAAAGAACAAAGAAAAATAGCATTAGATTGTCTCAGTAGAGTTGGATTAAAAGATAAAAAACACAATAAACCAAATCAATTATCTGGAGGTCAACAACAAAGGGTGGCTATAGCTAGAGCTTTAGCTACAAATCCACAGATATTATTAGCTGATGAACCAACAGGTGCGCTAGACAGTAAAACGAGTGAAGAAATAATTAATATATTAGAAGGTCTAAACAGAGAAGGTAAAACTATAGTTATAATAACTCATGACATGGACATAGCAAGAAATGCTACAAGAATGATAAGAATAAAAGATGGTGAAATTTTTGAATAG
- a CDS encoding ABC transporter permease, with the protein MNLFPIIKMALREIKSNKLRSFLTILGISIGTASVILFVTISIGSKQSMYKSFESKPLDLITISVYGDKKISEFDLKVLKGSANVKEISPEISESATVSYDKKDSNRNIVGTDENYAKLNNRELQSGRFIMPIDDDKSTKIAVLGSKVASDLFPSGNALGKTINIKAIPYKIIGVLNKIDESYESPEDDNIYIPFKTSQVILGLSDISKINVKASSNDTVKLLMSEIKTYFNKKGMGATDFYMSSNKEMLESMKSMDDIMNLMVGAIASVSLFVAGIGIMNMMLVSVTERTKEIGIRKALGCPRKFILTQFLVESLTISFIGSIIGSLIGIFGSMPILNSIGAESYIAWNVVFVAVGFAVFMGVIFGISPANKASKLQPIVALKSE; encoded by the coding sequence ATGAACCTTTTTCCAATAATAAAGATGGCATTAAGAGAAATCAAGTCCAATAAATTGCGTTCATTTCTTACTATATTGGGTATATCGATTGGTACGGCTAGTGTAATCCTATTTGTTACTATATCTATAGGCAGTAAACAGAGTATGTATAAGAGTTTTGAATCAAAGCCCTTAGACCTTATAACTATAAGTGTGTACGGTGATAAAAAGATAAGCGAATTTGATTTGAAAGTTCTAAAAGGTAGTGCTAATGTAAAAGAAATATCACCAGAAATAAGTGAATCTGCAACTGTTAGTTATGATAAAAAAGATAGCAATAGAAATATAGTTGGAACAGATGAAAATTATGCAAAATTAAATAATCGTGAACTTCAAAGTGGAAGATTTATTATGCCAATTGACGATGATAAATCAACAAAAATAGCTGTATTAGGTAGTAAGGTTGCTAGTGATTTATTTCCATCAGGAAATGCTCTTGGAAAGACTATAAACATAAAAGCTATACCTTATAAAATTATAGGCGTATTGAATAAAATTGATGAAAGTTATGAGAGTCCAGAAGATGACAATATATATATCCCTTTTAAAACATCACAAGTTATTTTAGGTCTAAGTGATATATCTAAAATAAATGTAAAAGCTTCTTCAAATGATACTGTGAAATTATTAATGAGTGAGATAAAAACATATTTCAATAAAAAAGGTATGGGAGCAACTGACTTTTATATGTCAAGTAATAAGGAAATGCTAGAATCTATGAAGTCTATGGATGATATTATGAACTTAATGGTTGGAGCAATAGCAAGTGTATCTTTATTTGTGGCTGGTATAGGTATAATGAATATGATGCTAGTATCCGTAACAGAAAGAACTAAAGAAATAGGTATAAGAAAAGCTTTAGGATGTCCAAGAAAGTTTATATTGACTCAGTTTCTAGTAGAATCTCTCACGATAAGCTTTATAGGAAGTATAATAGGTTCCTTAATAGGTATATTTGGTTCTATGCCAATATTAAATTCTATAGGAGCTGAATCATATATAGCATGGAATGTAGTATTTGTAGCAGTAGGATTTGCAGTATTTATGGGAGTAATATTTGGTATATCACCTGCAAACAAAGCATCTAAATTACAGCCAATAGTGGCCTTAAAATCAGAATAA